In Panicum virgatum strain AP13 chromosome 4N, P.virgatum_v5, whole genome shotgun sequence, a single window of DNA contains:
- the LOC120669575 gene encoding uncharacterized protein LOC120669575, with product MASRLIGSLGGRAARTSPASHATSAYRAAFTSAANNGDPAPATGSEEDMEKGRVATGGGGNGRTEAGEKARGAAEEVKEAGRRDVVKDRAKKAGEDVKEAIKDAR from the exons atggCTTCTCGCCTGATCGGGTcgctcggcggccgcgccgccagAACCTCACCGGCCAGCCACGCCACAAGC GCGTACCGCGCCGCGTTTACCTCCGCCGCCAACAACGGCGACCCGGCTCCCGCGACGGGGTCGGAGGAGGACATGGAAAAAGGAAGGGTGGCAACGGGTGGTGGTGGCAACGGCCGGACGGAGGCCGGCGAGAAGGCAAGAGGTGCCGCGGAGGAGGTGAAGGAGGCCGGCAGGCGCGACGTCGTCAAGGACCGGGCCAAGAAAGCCGGCGAGGACGTCAAGGAGGCCATCAAGGACGCGCGCTAG